One genomic window of Glycine max cultivar Williams 82 chromosome 16, Glycine_max_v4.0, whole genome shotgun sequence includes the following:
- the LOC100776802 gene encoding pectin acetylesterase 8, producing the protein MESARISQWLNLLVCVLLLLKAEGSSVPLTLVENAESKGAVCLDGSPPAYHFDKGFGEGIDNWIVHIEGGGWCNNVESCLERKNTRLGSSKQMKDIYFSAILSNEQQFNPDFYNWNRVKVRYCDGSSFTGDVEEVDPTTNLHFRGARIFSAVMEELLAKGMKNVKNAILSGCSAGGLTTILHCDSFKALLPSGANVKCVPDAGYFVNVEDISGAHSIQEFYSEVVSIHGSAKNLPTSCTSKLNPALCFFPQYVASHISTPIFVVNSAYDRWQIRNIFIPGSADPSNSWHSCKINISNCSTDQLSKIQGFKSEFERALSEVGDSPSKGMFIDSCYAHCQTELQETWLKSDSPQLANTTIAKAVGDWFYGRSSFHHVDCNFPCNPTCHNRVFNLKDHPGI; encoded by the exons ATGGAAAGTGCAAGAATCAGCCAATGGTTAAATCTTCTAGTTTGTGTACTGCTATTACTTAAGGCAGAAGGATCTTCAGTTCCATTGACTTTGGTCGAGAATGCCGAATCAAAAGGAGCTG TATGTTTGGATGGAAGTCCACCAGCTTACCACTTTGATAAGGGATTTGGAGAAGGGATTGACAACTGGATTGTTCACATTGAG ggagGAGGATGGTGCAACAATGTCGAGAGTTGCCTTGAACGTAAGAACACTAGATTAGGTTCATCTAAGCAAATGAAGGATATTTACTTTTCGGCAATTTTAAGCAATGAGCAACAGTTTAATCCAG ATTTCTACAATTGGAATAGAGTCAAGGTTAGGTACTGTGATGGTTCATCGTTTACTGGTGATGTGGAAGAAGTTGATCCA ACAACCAATTTGCACTTCAGAGGAGCAAGGATTTTTTCAGCTGTAATGGAAGAATTACTAGCAAAAGGAATGAAGAACGTTAAAAAT GCTATTCTCTCTGGCTGTTCAGCGGGAGGATTGACTACTATATTACACTGTGATAGCTTTAAAGCTTTGTTGCCTTCTGGAGCTAATGTGAAATGTGTTCCAGATGCTGGTTATTTTGTCAATGT AGAGGATATTTCAGGAGCACATTCCATTCAAGAGTTCTACAGTGAAGTTGTTTCAATACAT ggTTCAGCAAAGAATTTACCCACATCTTGCACTTCAAAACTCAACCCAGCACTG TGCTTCTTTCCACAATATGTGGCATCACATATCAGTACTCCAATCTTCGTTGTTAATTCAGCCTATGACAGGTGGCAG ATTCGAAACATCTTTATACCTGGCTCCGCTGATCCCAGTAATAGTTGGCATAGCTGCAAGATTAATATAAGCAACTGCTCAACTGATCAACTAAGTAAAATTCAAG GCTTCAAGAGTGAATTCGAAAGGGCATTGAGTGAGGTAGGAGATTCTCCATCTAAAGGAATGTTTATTGACTCTTGCTATGCCCACTGCCAAACAGAATTACAGGAGACATGGTTAAAGAGTGACTCTCCACAGCTCGCCAATACA ACTATTGCCAAGGCAGTGGGAGACTGGTTTTATGGTCGAAGCTCTTTCCACCATGTAGATTGTAATTTTCCTTGCAACCCTACTTGCCACAATCgtgtttttaatctaaaagaTCACCCCGgaatataa
- the LOC100812272 gene encoding E3 ubiquitin-protein ligase MBR1 yields the protein MGSNGSKATSSYLSSSSSSSSGSLRKGRSKGLKVFQSCCLGTTSGSHDSDNEDQVCDQNKVNGSDATYADGNGTDSDEVKAESFRKVKPGAMTCMPSNIGLDGWGETSIPNTSSRTGSSSIHTSSTHSLNPTSHCLSRFSLIPGNVSFRLSRTTSLGSSSPRPVSSANLSIFDNEDEHNLHPGSPGCLINRSVTQQRSNLLPASFFNQIHAQCHEDASNNSRSNVPTSGILGNLQSNSTDGVCTREGPDVNLLSPRSQTATENVDNDTTHIDQRNGAREPVERNFHFSRTLSVGRLRDRVLRRSTLSDLTFFPLQQETELRDASLPSQDMDRQAVEGNSRVSPSDHSTINSSTNRYPPSSMSNSMFSIQDYEGETSGLREGRYQDLLEHRSNFLERRRRIRSQVRALQRLGSRFENLSGHDRSCILSGQHRNGHCTCRINNRNTNSNDDTGARASISRIVMLAEALFEVLDEIHHQSVVLSSRPSVSSIGSVPAPNDVVDSLPVKLYEKLHKHQEDAAQCYICLVEYEDGDNMRVLPCHHEFHRTCIDKWLKEIHRVCPLCRRDICISDSTPTENSSC from the exons ATGGGTTCCAATGGTAGCAAAGCCACTTCTTCGTATTTAAGTAGTTCTTCATCGTCTTCTTCGGGGAGTTTAAGGAAGGGTCGATCTAAGGGCCTTAAAGTTTTTCAATCTTGTTGTCTTGGAACAACTTCTGGTTCTCACGACAGTGATAATGAAGACCAG GTTTGTGATCAGAATAAAGTAAATGGAAGTGATGCTACATATGCTGATGGCAATGGCACAGACTCGGATGAGGTGAAAGCGGAGTCATTTAGAAAGGTTAAACCTGGGGCAATGACTTGTATGCCTTCTAACATAGGCCTTGATGGATGGGGAGAAACAAGCATCCCCAACACTTCATCCAGAACTGGAAGCAGCTCTATCCATACTTCTTCAACTCATTCCTTGAACCCTACAAGTCATTGCCTTTCTCGGTTTAGTCTCATTCCTGGTAATGTAAGCTTCAGACTTAGCAGAACCACTAGTTTGGGGTCATCAAGTCCTCGTCCTGTTTCTTCTGCCAATCTCTCAATATTTGACAATGAAGATGAGCATAATCTCCATCCTGGATCTCCTGGATGTTTGATTAACAGAAGTGTAACACAACAACGTAGTAATTTGCTTCCTGCATCTTTTTTCAATCAAATACATGCACAATGTCATGAAGATGCTTCTAATAATTCAAGGTCAAATGTCCCGACATCAGGCATACTTGGAAACTTGCAGAGCAATTCCACAGATGGAGTATGTACAAGAGAAGGGCCAGATGTGAACTTACTTTCTCCAAGAAGTCAGACCGCGACAGAAAATGTTGACAATGACACTACACATATTGATCAACGAAATGGTGCTCGAGAACCAGTTGAACGGAATTTTCATTTTAGCCGAACTTTAAGTGTCGGAAGGCTTCGTGACAGAGTTCTCCGTCGATCAACATTATCTGACCTCACCTTTTTCCCTTTGCAACAAGAGACAGAGCTGAGAGATGCTAGCCTGCCTAGCCAGGATATGGACAGGCAAGCAGTGGAGGGAAATTCAAGAGTGTCACCATCTGATCATAGTACCATTAATTCTTCAACAAATAGATATCCTCCATCTAGTATGTCTAACTCCATGTTTAGCATCCAAGATTATGAGGGTGAGACTTCAGGATTGAGAGAAGGTAGGTATCAGGATCTACTGGAGCATAGGTCCAATTTCCTTGAACGGAGAAGAAGAATACGGTCCCAG gtTCGTGCTCTTCAGCGATTGGGCAGCCGGTTTGAAAATCTTTCTGGACATGATAGATCGTGCATCTTGTCTGGTCAACATAGAAATGGTCATTGTACATGCCGAATCAATAATCGTAACACTAATTCAAATGATGACACTGGTGCTAGAGCTAGCATATCAAGAATTGTTATGCTTGCTGAAGCCCTATTTGAG gtTCTAGATGAAATTCACCACCAATCTGTTGTTTTATCTTCCCGCCCATCTGTATCTTCTATTGGATCTGTTCCTGCACCTAATGATGTTGTCGATTCCTTGCCTGTCAAGTTATATGAGAAGTTGCATAAGCATCAAGAGGATGCTGCGCA ATGTTATATATGCCTTGTTGAGTATGAGGATGGAGACAACATGCGAGTACTACCGTGCCATCATGAATTTCATAGAACATGTATAGACAAGTGGCTGAAGGAGATTCACAG GGTATGCCCACTTTGTCGAAGGGACATATGCATATCCGACTCAACACCAACAGAGAACTCGAGTTGCTAG